A window of Candidatus Neomarinimicrobiota bacterium contains these coding sequences:
- a CDS encoding DUF512 domain-containing protein has product MVKILKIEMDSIAMKVGILPGDFLVSINGHEINDLIDLKYYVADETINVRTKRDGQFIDYEIEKDYDDELGIVIEDFEVRSCNNNCIFCFAMQNPPGLRKALYFKDEDYRLSFLYGNYITMTNLEESDLERIVRMRLSPLYISVHATDKNLRKKIFQRDSDDYLFDKLDYLMRGEIELHAQIVLMPGINDGEALEKTISDLYHYKSSIKSVAIVPVGLTKFRKNRYKLTPVDSEYARKLIRCSKNWTKNYFNSEGNKFVYLSDEIFLLANRTIPVSSYYGFYYQLDNGVGLTRYMLDEFRKIIKKLPKKIKGNKRALFVTGVLARSVLNNYVISYLNTIDGLHVDTVSVINNFFGDSITVSGLLAGVDIVEQLKDIVNSYDVIVLPPRCINEDCLFIDDMTIEDIERELGKKVIVFNENFFDLINHVQK; this is encoded by the coding sequence ATGGTTAAAATATTAAAGATTGAAATGGATAGCATTGCAATGAAAGTTGGAATTTTACCGGGTGATTTCCTTGTTTCCATAAATGGACACGAGATAAATGATTTAATAGACCTGAAGTACTACGTTGCTGATGAAACAATTAATGTGAGGACAAAACGGGATGGGCAATTTATTGATTATGAAATAGAGAAGGATTATGATGATGAGCTCGGTATAGTTATTGAAGATTTTGAAGTTAGATCATGTAATAATAATTGTATTTTCTGTTTCGCAATGCAAAATCCTCCTGGCCTTAGAAAAGCATTATATTTTAAGGATGAGGATTATAGACTTTCCTTTTTATATGGTAATTATATAACGATGACAAATCTTGAAGAATCTGATCTTGAACGCATAGTGCGTATGAGATTATCTCCATTATATATTTCAGTACATGCAACAGATAAGAATCTGAGGAAAAAGATTTTTCAACGGGACAGTGATGATTATCTTTTTGATAAATTGGACTATTTAATGCGAGGCGAGATAGAGCTTCATGCTCAAATTGTTTTAATGCCAGGGATAAATGATGGAGAAGCCTTAGAGAAAACAATTTCTGATTTATATCATTATAAAAGTTCAATCAAATCAGTGGCTATAGTTCCAGTGGGACTGACTAAATTTAGAAAAAACAGATACAAACTGACACCTGTTGACTCTGAATACGCAAGGAAGCTAATAAGGTGTTCAAAAAATTGGACAAAAAATTATTTTAATTCGGAGGGGAATAAATTTGTCTACTTATCAGATGAGATTTTTCTTCTGGCAAATAGGACTATACCAGTTTCAAGTTATTATGGTTTCTATTATCAATTGGATAATGGTGTAGGACTGACCAGATATATGCTGGATGAGTTCAGGAAGATAATCAAAAAATTACCGAAGAAAATCAAAGGTAATAAGAGGGCATTATTTGTAACGGGAGTACTTGCAAGATCAGTACTTAATAATTACGTAATATCCTATTTGAATACTATTGATGGATTACATGTTGATACTGTAAGTGTTATTAATAATTTTTTTGGCGATTCTATAACTGTTTCGGGTTTGTTGGCAGGTGTAGATATTGTAGAACAGTTGAAGGATATTGTAAATAGTTATGACGTGATAGTTTTACCGCCCCGGTGTATAAATGAAGATTGCTTATTCATAGATGATATGACCATAGAAGATATTGAACGGGAATTGGGCAAAAAAGTAATTGTTTTTAACGAAAATTTTTTTGATTTAATAAATCATGTCCAGAAATAG
- the der gene encoding ribosome biogenesis GTPase Der: MSRNSPIVAIVGRPNVGKSTLFNRLIKKRRAIVHSEAGITRDRISEIVTWGGNRFVLVDTGGYSTDENVISKAIRKQVEFAVNEADLILFIVDVKSGIVSEDREVASLLRKSGKEVILVVNKVDNEKLQNDVVEFYELGFDEPVLISALHGSNTGDLLDLIIKKLPFVTADKEIDENKIKLTIVGMPNVGKSSILNALLGKEVSIITEIPGTTRDTVDTTVKYYGNEIVLIDTAGLRKKSAVKSDIEFYSAIRTIQAIERCDIAAVVIDAVKGIGVNDINIIRKVIEKGKGMMIIVNKWDLIEKKHDTMDIYKKNLISRLNILKDYPILFTSAITKKRIFQIYPTALQIYENLTRRIPTSKLNDSILQIIKAMPPPSYKGKFIHIKYVTQIKQAPPVFVFFCNEPRGIKENYRKFLENKIREICDFMGVPIKLLFRGK, translated from the coding sequence ATGTCCAGAAATAGTCCAATTGTTGCAATAGTTGGACGTCCCAATGTGGGAAAATCTACCTTATTTAATAGATTAATAAAAAAGAGAAGAGCTATAGTTCACTCTGAAGCTGGGATAACCAGAGATAGGATTAGTGAAATAGTTACCTGGGGTGGCAATAGGTTTGTCCTTGTCGATACTGGTGGGTATAGTACTGATGAAAATGTAATTTCTAAGGCTATCAGGAAGCAGGTGGAGTTTGCAGTTAATGAGGCAGATCTTATACTATTTATTGTGGATGTGAAGAGTGGAATTGTTTCTGAGGATAGAGAAGTAGCGAGTTTGTTACGGAAATCGGGAAAGGAAGTGATATTGGTTGTGAATAAGGTTGATAATGAGAAACTTCAAAATGATGTAGTTGAATTTTATGAGCTTGGTTTTGACGAACCCGTTTTAATCTCTGCTCTTCATGGCTCAAATACGGGTGATTTGCTGGATTTAATTATTAAGAAACTACCATTTGTAACAGCAGATAAAGAGATAGATGAGAATAAAATTAAACTTACAATAGTGGGTATGCCGAATGTAGGGAAATCATCGATATTAAACGCACTATTAGGTAAAGAAGTTAGTATAATAACAGAGATACCGGGAACGACGAGAGATACTGTGGACACGACTGTCAAGTATTATGGAAACGAGATAGTATTGATAGATACTGCTGGACTTAGAAAGAAAAGCGCTGTAAAGAGTGATATAGAGTTTTACAGTGCAATTAGAACAATTCAAGCAATAGAAAGATGTGACATTGCGGCTGTTGTAATTGATGCTGTTAAAGGTATAGGGGTAAATGATATAAATATCATTCGAAAGGTTATCGAGAAAGGAAAAGGAATGATGATTATTGTAAATAAATGGGATTTGATCGAGAAAAAACATGACACTATGGATATATATAAAAAAAATTTAATAAGTAGATTAAATATATTAAAAGATTATCCAATACTTTTTACATCGGCTATTACAAAAAAGAGAATATTTCAAATATATCCTACTGCACTGCAAATATATGAAAATCTAACAAGGCGCATTCCAACAAGTAAACTGAACGATAGCATACTTCAGATAATAAAAGCAATGCCTCCTCCTTCCTATAAAGGTAAATTTATTCATATAAAATATGTAACCCAGATTAAACAAGCCCCTCCTGTTTTCGTCTTCTTTTGCAATGAGCCAAGAGGAATAAAAGAAAACTATAGAAAATTTTTAGAGAATAAAATAAGGGAAATATGTGATTTTATGGGCGTTCCAATAAAGTTACTTTTTAGAGGGAAATAG
- a CDS encoding T9SS type A sorting domain-containing protein, whose protein sequence is MSFKNVIFICLFSLSTIYSTSLLEQLGIDERELTSFNSKDDLGLIAYINKKGLYKISSRPQLPEYILSTDGHFKIHYTTTGQDSVSIDDKDNNGIPDYIDEVSRTAERAYRLLIDTLGFEPPPIDGVDGDEIDIYVRNLKGNYYGITWPENAVTSTKREYDYTSYLEIDNDYSETAYNTKGIDALHVTISHEFFHMVQLGYNWYQSNNVDQTNGDTFFLEWCSVWFEERAYPEANDYLNYLGQFFYFPYKSVWDNSYSYSLGIFLRYVFDLYGEKIIKEIWDKIGENKYAMDAFNEIMSGYNTNMAELWNGFFYKIYYSNNKYDPDRSLCADAKFFPPLNYSFVGNFFNRDTICIGKRVNRYATLPVLLTFNDRCIIQITDISKNFELTIFGYLIDRYLKDDIFGVIGNSRYFPLGWFGSHDTLAFFITNTSLDSSISVSFNALAIPEGVEISSEITKIYPNPLFTDDSRLSIELFSDNSYDKVSVNLFDILGRKVYSRYIEKDIELGINIIDIDISEFTKINLSSGVYIVHVKLGENNIYKKVTFLR, encoded by the coding sequence TTGTCTTTTAAAAATGTGATCTTTATATGTTTGTTTTCATTATCCACCATTTATTCCACTTCACTTTTAGAGCAATTGGGTATTGACGAGAGGGAGTTAACGAGTTTTAATAGTAAGGATGACCTGGGTTTAATAGCGTATATAAATAAGAAAGGATTATATAAAATATCATCTCGTCCACAGCTACCCGAATATATACTGAGTACTGATGGACATTTTAAAATACATTATACAACTACAGGTCAGGATTCTGTAAGTATAGATGATAAAGATAATAATGGGATACCTGATTATATAGATGAGGTGTCCAGGACAGCGGAAAGGGCCTATAGACTTCTTATTGATACACTTGGCTTTGAACCTCCGCCTATTGATGGTGTAGATGGAGATGAGATTGATATATATGTAAGAAATTTAAAAGGGAATTATTACGGAATAACCTGGCCTGAAAATGCGGTAACTTCAACTAAGCGTGAGTATGATTATACTTCTTACCTGGAAATAGACAATGACTATTCAGAGACGGCATACAATACAAAGGGGATTGATGCACTTCATGTTACAATATCTCATGAATTTTTTCATATGGTACAATTGGGGTATAATTGGTATCAGTCAAATAATGTTGACCAAACGAATGGAGATACGTTTTTTTTAGAGTGGTGCTCCGTTTGGTTTGAGGAAAGAGCATATCCTGAAGCCAATGATTATTTGAACTATTTAGGACAATTTTTTTATTTCCCATATAAATCAGTCTGGGATAATAGTTATAGCTATTCTCTGGGTATTTTTTTACGATATGTTTTTGATTTATATGGAGAGAAGATAATAAAAGAGATATGGGATAAGATCGGTGAGAATAAGTATGCCATGGATGCATTTAATGAGATAATGAGTGGTTATAATACAAATATGGCTGAGCTATGGAATGGATTTTTTTATAAAATATATTATTCAAATAATAAATATGATCCAGATAGGTCACTTTGTGCTGATGCGAAGTTCTTTCCTCCTTTGAATTATTCTTTTGTTGGTAACTTTTTTAACAGGGATACTATCTGTATAGGTAAGAGAGTCAACAGATATGCGACTTTACCTGTACTTCTGACATTTAACGATAGGTGTATTATTCAAATTACTGATATTAGTAAAAATTTTGAACTTACAATCTTCGGGTATTTGATTGATAGATATTTGAAGGATGATATATTCGGGGTTATTGGAAATTCAAGGTATTTTCCCCTTGGATGGTTTGGTTCTCATGATACTCTTGCATTTTTTATAACTAACACAAGTCTGGATAGCAGTATTTCTGTTTCTTTTAATGCATTGGCAATACCAGAAGGTGTTGAAATTTCTAGTGAAATAACAAAGATTTATCCGAACCCGTTATTTACAGATGATTCTCGATTAAGTATCGAATTATTTTCCGATAATAGTTATGATAAAGTTAGTGTGAATTTATTTGATATACTGGGTAGAAAAGTATATTCCAGATATATTGAAAAAGATATCGAGTTGGGTATAAATATCATTGATATAGATATTAGCGAATTTACTAAAATAAACCTATCATCGGGTGTTTATATAGTTCATGTGAAACTGGGGGAAAATAATATTTATAAAAAAGTAACATTTCTGAGGTAG
- a CDS encoding YigZ family protein → MYNEIVNEVEYTEKIVDSKFLGYVYKIQTKNEGYGKIEKVKKMHPKATHVCWAMRYLDQDTGQLYYYFDDAGEPSGTAGKPILKVLSNRGLVNLICIVVRYFGGTKLGKGGLIRAYSNITTRTVEKAGITAYEKIIKDCFYVGYKELPNIVNILRSNNLDYNLDYKEDVVKITTEIKESLYKKLKNKLSVLSK, encoded by the coding sequence ATGTATAATGAGATTGTAAATGAGGTTGAATATACCGAAAAAATTGTTGATTCGAAATTTCTCGGTTATGTTTATAAAATACAGACTAAAAATGAGGGTTATGGTAAAATAGAAAAGGTAAAGAAAATGCATCCAAAAGCTACTCATGTATGCTGGGCAATGCGATACTTGGACCAAGATACCGGACAATTGTATTATTATTTTGATGATGCGGGAGAACCTTCTGGTACAGCAGGTAAACCTATATTAAAAGTACTGAGTAACAGGGGTTTAGTAAATTTGATCTGCATTGTTGTTAGGTATTTTGGCGGAACAAAACTTGGTAAAGGGGGACTGATAAGAGCATACAGTAATATAACGACAAGAACCGTAGAGAAGGCGGGAATTACTGCGTATGAGAAAATAATAAAAGATTGTTTTTACGTTGGTTATAAAGAACTGCCCAATATTGTAAATATATTAAGGTCTAACAATCTAGATTATAACCTAGATTATAAAGAGGATGTGGTAAAGATTACAACTGAGATAAAAGAATCTTTGTATAAGAAATTAAAAAATAAACTGAGTGTGTTATCAAAATAA
- a CDS encoding glycoside hydrolase family 27 protein, producing MRKLLIVFLIIGNLVFPQKFEKLALTPPMGWNSWNTFGMNINEKVIKEVADAMVEYGLLDAGYEYVVIDDGWANERDSLGFIVPDPEKFPSGMKALADYVHSKGLKFGIYSCAGWKTCGGRPGSRGYEFQDAIKYAEWGVDYLKYDWCYTDSRDAKDAYTIMRNALFKAGRPIVFSICEWGTNKPWEWAKDIGHLWRTTGDIIKDNPSFDGVVNHGSWKSWGVMRIADMTEPLRQYAGPDHWNDPDMLVVGMGMTEAEDRAHFSLWCMMAAPLFAGNDVRNMSQTTIEILTNKEVIAVDQDFLGIPGFRFRQENGIEVWYRPLNGEDWAVLFLNRSLETKDIFWDWRKNYTWDGISQRSFDCNKTTYSIRDLWEHKNIGTTEKPFRRKLISHDVAMLRLIPEK from the coding sequence ATGAGGAAATTATTGATTGTATTTTTAATTATAGGAAATTTGGTTTTCCCACAGAAATTTGAAAAGCTGGCATTAACTCCACCAATGGGTTGGAATAGCTGGAATACTTTTGGTATGAATATTAATGAAAAAGTAATAAAAGAAGTAGCTGATGCTATGGTTGAATATGGATTACTTGATGCTGGATACGAATATGTTGTTATTGATGACGGATGGGCGAATGAGAGAGATAGTTTAGGATTTATTGTACCTGACCCTGAAAAATTTCCATCGGGAATGAAAGCGCTTGCTGATTATGTTCATTCAAAGGGTCTAAAATTTGGGATTTATTCTTGTGCGGGCTGGAAAACCTGCGGCGGCAGACCAGGATCGAGGGGATATGAGTTCCAGGATGCGATTAAATATGCTGAGTGGGGTGTTGACTATTTAAAATATGATTGGTGTTATACCGACTCAAGAGATGCAAAGGATGCTTATACTATTATGAGAAATGCTTTATTTAAAGCAGGTAGACCAATTGTCTTCAGTATTTGTGAATGGGGAACAAATAAACCATGGGAATGGGCAAAAGATATCGGTCATTTATGGAGAACTACAGGTGATATTATAAAGGATAATCCAAGCTTTGATGGTGTGGTGAACCACGGTTCATGGAAATCATGGGGAGTGATGAGAATTGCTGATATGACCGAACCCTTGAGACAATATGCAGGACCCGATCACTGGAATGATCCGGATATGCTTGTAGTTGGGATGGGCATGACAGAAGCAGAGGATAGAGCCCATTTTTCACTCTGGTGTATGATGGCAGCTCCATTATTTGCCGGTAACGATGTAAGAAATATGTCCCAGACCACGATTGAAATATTGACTAATAAGGAAGTAATAGCGGTGGATCAGGATTTTCTGGGAATACCGGGGTTTAGATTTAGGCAGGAAAATGGAATAGAGGTTTGGTATAGACCACTAAATGGTGAAGATTGGGCTGTTTTATTTTTAAATAGGAGTCTTGAAACTAAAGATATTTTTTGGGATTGGAGAAAAAATTATACATGGGATGGCATATCCCAAAGGTCCTTTGATTGTAATAAAACTACTTATTCGATTAGGGATTTATGGGAGCACAAAAATATAGGAACAACGGAAAAACCATTCAGAAGAAAACTTATATCCCATGATGTTGCAATGTTACGATTAATACCTGAAAAATAA
- a CDS encoding stage II sporulation protein M, whose product MGLCSRPSLRFGRSNCCSIIIAKKSFLVKIIKLSFRTRICFAFLLFAFGLLVSGFIKIGIHEDLVIQKKIDINSNTLFVRIFVNNLLVILINISGCYIFGLTPIFSLISNGFFIGFWLKFAMLNIENWHIFLLKKFMPHSIEIIGIILSGAIGIKGVKRFYIKSFNPSIELTESKFEIIFSILIITLSALIEAYVSAKL is encoded by the coding sequence TTGGGGTTATGTAGCAGGCCTAGCCTCCGGTTTGGCAGGAGCAATTGTTGCAGCATAATTATAGCAAAAAAATCCTTTTTAGTAAAAATTATTAAATTAAGTTTTAGAACAAGAATTTGTTTTGCCTTTCTGCTGTTCGCTTTTGGATTATTAGTAAGTGGGTTTATTAAAATAGGTATTCATGAAGATTTAGTAATTCAGAAAAAAATTGATATTAATAGTAATACTCTGTTTGTAAGAATTTTTGTTAATAATTTATTAGTAATACTGATCAATATTTCGGGATGCTATATATTTGGATTAACTCCAATATTTTCACTTATTTCCAATGGATTTTTTATAGGATTCTGGTTAAAATTTGCCATGTTAAATATCGAAAACTGGCACATTTTTTTATTAAAAAAATTTATGCCGCACAGTATTGAAATCATTGGGATCATATTAAGCGGAGCAATTGGTATAAAGGGAGTAAAAAGATTCTACATAAAAAGTTTCAATCCATCTATTGAACTAACGGAGAGTAAATTTGAAATAATTTTTTCAATATTAATAATTACACTATCAGCTTTAATCGAGGCTTATGTATCTGCAAAATTATAA
- a CDS encoding ATP-binding cassette domain-containing protein, with amino-acid sequence MISLSSLYYKIGNFELKIPELIFAKGKIYKIKGGNGSGKTTLLRLICGLYRQNSGRIEIFGASNQDENWLYRAGIYLDESFLIDYLTPLEFLNFKGLFYKIKPVVIDKFSNEINESISYKLFSNEKLIRELSQGNKKKVGIYSSFMHDPEILIFDEPFEGLDEKGRFLLIKLLSEKICDRIGIITVHHEVDLKGSIKEGEIVELEMKNGSLSYS; translated from the coding sequence ATGATAAGTTTGTCAAGTCTGTATTATAAAATTGGAAATTTTGAATTAAAGATACCTGAGCTAATTTTTGCAAAGGGTAAGATATATAAAATAAAAGGTGGGAATGGCTCCGGGAAAACAACGCTACTCAGACTCATATGTGGATTATATAGACAAAACTCTGGCAGAATTGAAATCTTCGGAGCAAGCAATCAAGATGAAAATTGGTTATATAGGGCAGGAATATACTTGGACGAAAGTTTCCTGATTGACTATTTGACTCCTCTTGAGTTTCTAAATTTTAAGGGTTTATTTTATAAAATAAAACCAGTAGTAATAGATAAATTTTCAAACGAAATTAATGAATCCATTTCATATAAGCTTTTTTCTAACGAGAAACTAATAAGGGAATTGTCGCAAGGAAATAAAAAGAAAGTTGGTATTTACTCTTCATTTATGCACGATCCTGAAATATTAATCTTCGATGAACCATTTGAAGGGCTGGATGAAAAAGGACGGTTTCTCTTGATTAAATTATTAAGTGAAAAAATTTGCGATAGAATAGGTATTATCACTGTACATCATGAGGTAGATTTAAAGGGTTCTATTAAGGAAGGTGAGATTGTGGAATTAGAGATGAAAAATGGTTCACTGAGTTATAGCTAA
- a CDS encoding ZIP family metal transporter → MEGLFQGLVNNVIKIASGNIILISLYAGLLVMGLTSLGALFAIFSTKMSSKGTEVSLSFAAGVMIVASFTSLILPGIEKAGKFYPVGIGIVLGILLIYFIEKNVPHEHILKGYEGSDEYKEKIKVVWLITLAVIIHNLPEGLAVGTSIAFDKRLGLLTALAIGIQDIPEGTVIALPMAMITGKRIVPILIGVLSGFSELVMAVVGAIFFKYFSFLLPYGLGFAGGAMLYVTIKEMIPEIYKKQENEILITFSFFIGFFVMLFLDSSLM, encoded by the coding sequence ATGGAAGGATTATTTCAGGGACTTGTTAACAATGTAATTAAAATCGCATCCGGCAATATAATATTAATTTCACTATATGCTGGACTGCTGGTTATGGGACTTACCTCACTTGGAGCACTGTTCGCAATTTTCTCTACTAAGATGTCATCAAAGGGAACTGAGGTAAGTCTATCTTTTGCCGCGGGTGTCATGATCGTAGCGAGCTTTACAAGTCTTATTCTCCCTGGCATAGAAAAGGCAGGGAAATTTTATCCAGTCGGGATCGGAATAGTTTTGGGAATATTGCTGATATATTTCATAGAAAAGAATGTCCCTCATGAACACATATTAAAAGGCTACGAAGGAAGTGATGAATATAAAGAAAAAATAAAAGTGGTCTGGCTAATAACACTGGCGGTGATAATCCATAACTTACCCGAAGGGCTGGCAGTGGGAACCTCTATTGCCTTTGATAAAAGATTGGGATTATTGACTGCTCTCGCAATTGGAATTCAGGACATACCTGAGGGAACTGTAATAGCGTTACCAATGGCAATGATAACAGGCAAGAGAATTGTCCCTATACTGATTGGCGTTTTAAGTGGATTTTCTGAACTGGTTATGGCAGTTGTTGGTGCCATATTTTTTAAATATTTTTCATTTTTGTTACCATATGGTCTTGGATTTGCAGGTGGCGCAATGCTATATGTAACAATAAAGGAAATGATACCTGAAATTTACAAAAAGCAGGAAAATGAAATCCTTATTACTTTTTCCTTTTTTATTGGATTTTTCGTAATGCTATTTTTGGACAGCTCATTAATGTGA
- a CDS encoding phosphoketolase family protein, producing MESKLNEYWKACCYLSVGMIYLLDNPLLKESLKPEHIKRRILGHWGASPGLSFVYVHSNRVINKYDINAIFIAGPGHGAPGVISPVYLEGRLSEIYPRFSQNEEGMRNLFKSFSFPGGFGSHCTPELPGSIQEGGELGYAISHAYGAVFDNPDLIAITVVGDGEAETGPLATSWHSNKFLNPARDGIVLPVLLLNGYKINNPTLLSRIDNGELISLFKGYGYEPLLVEGEDPMEVHGKMVTAMDSAIEMIKNIKDDAKSGKATSRPAYPMIILRTPKGWTAPKKVNGKYIEGYWRAHQVPFSDAKTNPEHLEILEEWLQSYEPKKLFDKSGKLRDDLALLAPKGEKRMSANPHANGGLLRKALKLPDPINFAVGIKERIKTKKENTRPLGEFLKEVIKLNRDRFRVFGPDETKSNRLDATFEFGKAWMANTYPVDEDEGYLSPDGRVMEMLSEHTIEGWLEGYLLTGRHGFLNTYEGFAPIISSMVSQFGKWIDISTDVPWRAPISSLNLLLTSVVWRQDHNGFTHQDPGFINSIVDKWPNIVRVYFPPDANTLLWTVWHGLQVTNRINIIVIDKQNHPQYLNVDEAFKHATKGIGIWDFISSYVDEEPDVVIASCGDIPTKEAIGAVALLKEHFPDLKIRFVNVLNLMVLTPNWEHPDGLTDREFDSYFTKDKPVIFNFHGYPWLIHRLAYKRTNHKNFHVRGYRENRKIGIDSTYLTTFLKGRGGITTPMQLAIMNQIDRFSIAMDVIDRVPKLQGKGDTFKDKLKDMQIDALEYAYKEGVDKKEFGV from the coding sequence ATGGAAAGTAAACTTAATGAATACTGGAAAGCTTGCTGTTATTTGTCTGTGGGTATGATATATTTACTTGACAATCCGTTACTTAAAGAATCATTAAAACCTGAGCATATAAAGAGAAGAATTCTTGGTCACTGGGGAGCGAGTCCAGGACTTAGTTTTGTATATGTCCATTCAAACAGAGTAATTAACAAATACGATATAAACGCAATTTTTATAGCTGGTCCCGGTCACGGAGCTCCAGGTGTAATCTCTCCTGTTTATCTTGAAGGTAGATTGAGTGAAATATACCCTAGGTTCAGTCAGAATGAAGAGGGAATGAGGAATCTTTTTAAGTCATTCTCATTCCCGGGTGGGTTTGGTTCTCACTGCACACCTGAGCTTCCTGGGTCAATACAAGAGGGCGGAGAACTCGGTTATGCCATTTCTCACGCTTACGGTGCCGTTTTTGATAACCCTGATTTAATAGCAATAACTGTTGTAGGAGATGGTGAAGCAGAGACTGGTCCTCTGGCAACATCGTGGCATTCGAATAAATTTTTGAATCCAGCCAGAGATGGTATAGTTCTGCCAGTATTACTTCTGAATGGCTATAAAATTAATAATCCAACGCTACTCTCGAGGATAGATAATGGCGAGTTGATTTCTCTTTTTAAAGGATACGGATACGAACCCTTATTGGTTGAGGGAGAAGACCCAATGGAGGTTCATGGTAAAATGGTGACAGCTATGGATTCAGCTATCGAGATGATAAAGAATATAAAAGATGATGCAAAATCGGGAAAAGCTACTTCCAGGCCCGCTTATCCAATGATAATACTTCGAACTCCAAAAGGCTGGACAGCTCCTAAAAAAGTTAATGGTAAATACATAGAAGGATACTGGAGAGCGCATCAGGTTCCGTTTTCCGATGCTAAGACAAATCCTGAACATCTCGAAATTCTCGAGGAGTGGTTGCAGAGTTACGAACCAAAAAAGTTGTTTGACAAAAGTGGTAAACTTCGAGATGATCTGGCTTTGTTAGCGCCTAAAGGGGAAAAGAGAATGAGTGCAAATCCCCATGCCAATGGTGGATTATTACGAAAGGCTTTGAAGCTTCCCGATCCTATTAATTTTGCTGTTGGAATTAAAGAAAGAATAAAAACAAAAAAGGAAAATACTCGCCCACTTGGGGAATTCTTAAAAGAGGTAATAAAGCTAAATCGTGATAGATTCAGAGTCTTTGGTCCTGATGAAACAAAATCAAATAGATTGGATGCAACTTTTGAATTTGGTAAAGCATGGATGGCAAATACATACCCTGTCGATGAAGATGAAGGATATCTGTCACCTGATGGTAGAGTTATGGAAATGTTATCTGAACATACTATAGAGGGTTGGCTTGAAGGGTATCTATTGACAGGTAGACATGGATTTTTAAATACATATGAAGGTTTTGCACCTATAATATCTTCAATGGTCAGCCAGTTTGGGAAATGGATTGATATATCTACAGATGTACCATGGAGAGCACCTATTTCATCGCTCAATTTACTTCTCACTTCAGTTGTTTGGAGACAGGATCATAATGGATTTACCCATCAGGACCCGGGATTTATTAACTCTATAGTAGATAAATGGCCTAATATTGTAAGGGTATATTTTCCACCTGATGCAAACACACTTCTCTGGACAGTGTGGCATGGGCTTCAGGTTACAAATAGAATTAATATCATTGTAATTGATAAGCAAAATCATCCTCAATATTTGAATGTGGATGAGGCGTTCAAGCATGCAACAAAAGGAATTGGAATCTGGGATTTTATTTCCAGTTATGTTGATGAGGAACCAGATGTTGTGATTGCAAGCTGTGGAGACATACCAACAAAGGAAGCCATAGGGGCGGTAGCTTTACTGAAAGAACATTTTCCTGATTTGAAAATAAGATTTGTCAATGTTTTAAACTTAATGGTACTTACTCCAAACTGGGAACATCCCGATGGATTAACTGACCGAGAATTTGATTCATATTTCACCAAGGATAAACCAGTAATTTTCAATTTTCATGGTTATCCGTGGCTTATTCACCGATTAGCTTATAAAAGGACCAATCATAAAAATTTCCACGTTAGAGGATATAGGGAAAATAGAAAGATCGGGATTGATTCCACGTATCTTACCACATTTTTAAAGGGTAGAGGTGGAATAACCACTCCAATGCAGTTAGCTATTATGAACCAGATTGACAGATTCAGTATTGCTATGGATGTAATAGATAGGGTTCCAAAGCTTCAGGGTAAGGGTGATACGTTCAAGGATAAATTAAAAGACATGCAAATAGATGCGCTGGAGTATGCCTATAAGGAAGGAGTGGATAAAAAGGAATTCGGAGTATAG